A stretch of the Aspergillus puulaauensis MK2 DNA, chromosome 6, nearly complete sequence genome encodes the following:
- a CDS encoding uncharacterized protein (COG:S;~EggNog:ENOG410PPGI;~InterPro:IPR036291,IPR002347,IPR020904;~PFAM:PF00106,PF13561;~TransMembrane:1 (o458-478i);~go_function: GO:0016491 - oxidoreductase activity [Evidence IEA];~go_process: GO:0055114 - oxidation-reduction process [Evidence IEA]) has translation MTDGGGKDASTVCEETNTEPIESARSPAARPIPARSQHFEGDQHIRSSIAQNETGHSPVSPDFTTGLTSQDLRAPVSAVHQMSTPEERVSDAAGLVPGSQWSVPAVGNLRATGESFGFLGRMDTPQDVVSSGLIQESQARSLFTLFMACAGNYMPIFDPVLDSFDGLRRREPFCFAVILSLACCVEQIAGLPDSCKLTIQEEAKRLTAQSLFTKPITLGSVQAMLLLAAYAEEASFAIGHALQMARDLQIDYALSKLVSGDNASSLPLKEKRRLMREVRVWLALCYVEREIAAGTATHSRLEVVDTGLLERLRSHPLYGPTELRVTSLVEIVQLREKLQQEIARPVGHQPANLDQLICIEAKYCKWLEFWDTLHDEYGFEECSFQRASLRGQKNWALMFTGCAILGRLQKEEGVGSLQLSAGPFQGPAEGLIKYIVAAVTDQLHFIVRTTAYRWHLRWATNYTALSVTFAIVFALSIARTHESLIDREEILSLADEIARILQPYPHPHFHRLIRLLINPTGNRPAPSDLEDQEFRRAQPNEPAGGIAQLPEEHNPNAATEHISPDLSIEALLSEHLQDADWMLDPSSITSVSFPVDSNLALLDQDLSTMHDFTLPDALAHLQTTLACGIDCLLVQRVDVRNRTDVEAWIRDTIQTFGRLDGSAHLAGVIPQSHNISNVVEQDDDEWDFVFDINVKGVMNCIRAVLPHLGTRASVANAGSGLSLQGRGAAAAYAASKHAVVGLTSSVAKEVGERGIRVNCVAPGYILTPMMTRAQSNQSAPAQEDPSGTALKRFGEAVEVAQLNAFLLGDESSFITGATLCVDGGWNC, from the exons ATGACGGACGGAGGCGGCAAAG ACGCTAGTACGGTCTGTGAAGAGACAAACACAGAGCCGATTGAAAGTGCGAGGTCCCCAGCTGCCAGACCGATACCGGCGCGGTCGCAGCATTTCGAAGGCGACCAGCACATACGGAGTTCCATTGCACAGAACGAGACCGGGCATTCGCCAGTGTCGCCGGATTTCACGACAGGGCTTACTTCCCAGGATCTCCGTGCCCCGGTTTCTGCGGTGCATCAGATGTCAACCCCTGAGGAGCGGGTCTCGGATGCAGCTGGACTCGTTCCAGGGTCGCAGTGGTCTGTCCCAGCGGTTGGGAATCTTCGTGCAACTGGAGAGAGCTTTGGCTTCCTTGGTCGAATGGACACGCCGCAGGATGTTGTTTCGAGTGGGCTCATCCAGGAGTCACAGGCCAGAAGCCTATTTACGCT CTTTATGGCATGTGCTGGAAATTACATGCCCATATTCGATCCGGTCCTCGATTCATTTGACGGCTTGAGGAGACGCGAACCATTTTGCTTTGCGGTCATCCTGTCCCTTGCGTGCTGCGTTGAACAGATAGCGGGTTTACCGGACAGCTGTAAATTAACAATCCAAGAAGAGGCAAAGAGACTTACTGCTCAAAGCCTGTTCACAAAACCCATAACCCTAGGAAGTGTGCAGGCGATGCTGCTTCTGGCTGCATATGCAGAAGAAGCCTCCTTTGCGATTGGGCATGCGCTTCAAATGGCGCGAGATCTTCAGATAGATTATGCCTTGTCAAAGCTTGTGTCTGGGGACAACGCGTCATCGCTGCCTCTCAAGGAAAAGAGACGCCTGATGCGTGAGGTCCGCGTCTGGCTTGCGCTCTGCTATGTAGAAAGAGAGATTGCTGCGGGAACAGCAACCCATTCGCGACTAGAAGTAGTTGATACTGGCCTGCTGGAACGGCTTCGAAGTCACCCATTATACGGTCCCACCGAGTTGCGTGTAACGTCTCTTGTTGAAATTGTTCAACTCCGTG AaaagctgcagcaggaaatTGCACGGCCGGTTGGgcaccagccagccaacctcgaccagctcatATGCATTGAGGCCAAATACTGCAAATGGTTGGAATTTTGGGACACTCTCCATGATG AATATGGATTTGAAGAGTGCTCCTTTCAACGGGCCAGCCTGCGGGGCCAGAAGAACTGGGCACTTATGTTCACAGGATGTGCGATTCTCGGCCGGCTGCAAAAGGAGGAAGGCGTAGGAAGCCTCCAGCTGTCTGCTGGACCTTTCCAAGGCCCTGCAGAGGGTTTGATCAAGTACATTGTCGCTGCTGTAACAGACCAGCTCCATTTCATCGTACGCACAACAGCCTATCGATGGCACCTTCGTTGGGCCACAAACTACACTGCCCTGTCTGTTACTTTTGCCA TTGTATTTGCCCTGAGCATTGCCAGGACACATGAAAGCCTCATCGACAGGGAAGAGATTCTCAGCCTCGCAGACGAAATAGCCCGCATCCTACAACCCTACCCTCACCCACACTTCCACCGTCTCATTCGACTATTGATAAACCCAACTGGCAACCGCCCTGCTCCCTCAGACCTAGAAGACCAAGAATTCCGGAGGGCACAACCAAACGAGCCGGCCGGTGGTATTGCTCAGTTACCCGAAGAGCATAACCCTAATGCAGCGACGGAACATATTTCTCCAGACCTCTCGATTGAAGCACTTCTCAGCGAGCATTTGCAAGATGCCGATTGGATGCTGGACCCGTCTTCCATTACATCTGTTAGTTTTCCCGTCGACAGCAATTTGGCGCTTCTAGACCAGGATCTGTCCACGATGCATGATTTCACGCTCCCG GATGCACTGGCGCACCTTCAAACAACGCTGGCATGTGGCATCGACTGTCTTCTCGTTCAGCGAGTTGACGTACGGAATCGCACGGACGTGGAGGCCTGGATTCGCGATACGATCCAAACATTCGGACGACTGGATGGATCGGCCCATCTGGCTGGGGTGATTCCCCAGTCTCACAATATCAGCAACGTGGTGGAgcaagatgacgatgagtGGGATTTCGTATTTGATATCAATGTCAAGGGCGTGATGAACTGCATTAGGGCCGTGTTGCCGCATCTTGGAACGAGGGCAAGTGTTGCCAATGCCGGGAGCGGGCTGAGCCTGCAGGGGCgtggagcagctgctgcatATGCGGCCTCTAAGCATGCAGTTGTTGGATTGACAAGCTCAGTTGCGAAGGAAGTGGGTGAGAGAGGTATCCGGGTGAATTGCGTGGCACC GGGATACATCTTGActccgatgatgacgagagCACAGTCGAACCAAAGTGCGCCAGCCCAGGAAGACCCATCGGGGACTGCACTTAAACGCTTCGGTGAGGCCGTAGAAGTGGCTCAGCTGAATGCTTTCTTACTGGGTGATGAGTCCAGCTTTATCACCGGGGCGACCTTGTGTGTGGATGGTGGATGGAACTGCTAG
- a CDS encoding aldo/keto reductase (COG:C;~EggNog:ENOG410PMDV;~InterPro:IPR036812,IPR018170,IPR006311,IPR020471, IPR023210;~PFAM:PF00248;~go_function: GO:0016491 - oxidoreductase activity [Evidence IEA];~go_process: GO:0055114 - oxidation-reduction process [Evidence IEA]): MTNPNILPEYNRRKFILNTGAALPAIGLGTFQDPDEQLAAVSIALKLGYRHIDTAHNYGTEKQIGEAIQRSGIPRRQIFITTKLWCNAHHPEDVEAALDASLADLGVEYVDLYLMHYPCAFKRGEELMPIDVNGKLMLENIPIIDTWRAMERLVETGKARAIGVSNFSQGEMEVILNEGSVIPAVHQMELHPYLQQPEFAAWHRRHGIQLIQFSPCGNMNDFYREVSWGKEVAQMTRLIDHPDLGKVAAKHGKSSVQTALAWAISQGRAVIPKTTIEWQVRENLEAEFELDDEDCRIIATMDREARFNDPSPDFGYQLYVGLDGADNQRQQLL; encoded by the exons ATGACCAACCCAAATATCCTGCCAGAGTACAATCGTAGGAAATTCATTCTAAACACAGGCGCcgccctcccagccatcgGCCTCGGGACATTCCAAGACCCAGATGAGCAACTAGCCGCCGTATCAATTGCTCTAAAGCTTGGATATCGCCATATTGACACTGCCCATAA TTACGGGACAGAAAAACAAATCGGCGAAGCCATCCAGCGCTCTGGTATTCCTCGTCGTCAGATCTTCATTACAACCAAGCTGTGGTGCAATGCGCACCACCCAGAGGATGTGGAGGCTGCACTTGATGCGTCTTTGGCAGACCTCGGGGTTGAATACGTGGATCTGTACCTGATGCACTATCCGTGTGCGTTTAAGCGTGGAGAGGAGTTGATGCCCATTGACGTGAATGGGAAGCTTATGCTGGAGAACATTCCCATTATTGATACGTGGAGGGCTATGGAGAGGCTCGTGGAGACTGGCAAAGCGAGAGCAATTGGAGTGTCTAATTTCAGTCAAGGAGAGATGGAAGTTATCCTCAACGAGGGTTCAGTG ATTCCCGCTGTGCATCAAATGGAATTACACCCGTATCTTCAACAACCCGAGTTCGCTGCGTGGCACCGCAGACATGGAATCCAGTTGATACAGTTCAGTCCATGCGGGAACATGAATGATTTTTACCGCGAGGTCTCGTGGGGAAAGGAGGTCGCGCAAATGACCAGGCTCATTGACCATCCGGATCTCGGTAAAGTCGCAGCAAAGCATGGCAAGTCTTCGGTGCAGACTGCGTTGGCTTGGGCTATCAGCCAAGGCAGAGCAGTGATTCCGAAGACGACAATTGAGTGGCAGGTGAGAGAGAATCTGGAGGCGGAGTTTGAgctcgatgacgaggatTGCAGAATTATTGCGACTATGGACAGGGAAGCACGGTTTAATGACCCTAGTCCCGACTTTGGATACCAGTTGTATGTGGGATTGGATGGTGCAGATAACCAACGGCAGCAGTTGCTGTAG
- a CDS encoding class II fructose-bisphosphate aldolase (COG:G;~EggNog:ENOG410PIGI;~InterPro:IPR000771,IPR013785;~PFAM:PF01116;~go_function: GO:0003824 - catalytic activity [Evidence IEA];~go_function: GO:0008270 - zinc ion binding [Evidence IEA];~go_function: GO:0016832 - aldehyde-lyase activity [Evidence IEA];~go_process: GO:0005975 - carbohydrate metabolic process [Evidence IEA]), producing the protein MSQPNLHDNKTLQILRAAEKGGYGVLAAVAYNMEHILGFVQAAEGKRSPLIIQFFPWAIKFSNGLLVHAAAQAAKTASAPIAVHLDHCQDADLVKEAAELPFDSIMIDMSHRPKAENLSRTAELVRYCRQRGIATEAEPGRIEGGEDGLSNTLDLTPLLTTAEETAAFVSAGIDILAPAFGNVHGEYGPRGVVLDWNRLARIHDVTFAGGVMLALHGVNRFPVNLTRRLVASGISKINVNRDILDDYYRHLQANVGKFPFTQLLEEGVEVVSRSMAHHMDIVLSSGKA; encoded by the exons ATGTCACAACCAAATTTACACGACAACAAAACACTTCAGATCCTGCGTGCCGCAGAAAAGGGCGGTTACGGCGTCTTAGCTGCAGTCGC CTACAACATGGAACATATCCTAGGATTCGTTCAAGCCGCTGAGGGAAAACGCTCTCCGCTGATCATCCAATTCTTCCCGTGGGCCATCAAATTCTCCAACGGGCTGTTGGTGCATGCAGCAGCACAAGCAGCAAAAACTGCCTCGGCCCCAATTGCCGTACATCTGGACCACTGTCAGGATGCAGATCTTGTCAAAGAAGCTGCGGAGCTGCCCTTTGACTCTATCATGATAGACATGTCGCATCGTCCCAAGGCGGAGAATCTGTCGCGGACCGCCGAATTGGTGCGTTATTGCCGTCAACGGGGGATAGCGACTGAGGCTGAACCGGGCAGGAttgagggaggggaagatggGCTTTCTAATACGCTGGATCTCACTCCACTGCTAACGACTGCTGAGGAAACGGCGGCGTTTGTGAGCGCAGGCATTGATATACTAGCGCCGGCATTTGGGAATGTGCATGGGGAGTATGGACCCAGGGGCGTGGTATTGGATTGGAATAG ACTGGCGCGTATTCACGACGTTACATTTGCTGGGGGCGTTATGCTTGCCCTTCACGGGGTGAACCGGTTTCCAGTAAATCTCACAAGGAGGCTGGTCGCGTCGGGGATTAGCAAGATTAATGTTAACCGGGACATTCTCGACGATTATTACCGGCACCTACAGGCAAATGTCGGGAAATTCCCGTTTACGCAGCTGTTGGAAGaaggggttgaggttgtcTCGAGATCGATGGCGCATCATATGGATATTGTTCTATCTAGCGGGAAGGCGTAA
- a CDS encoding uncharacterized protein (TransMembrane:1 (o12-35i)), with protein MERHTQGFPGGIAGIVLCGCYCIFASPWLAGKALIRDIRWNRKNKRRQKVWDGYKEERNPPASVWSDRRPLTPSLPAGEETPRARTIQAQPQSQSSLLRFPAEIREMVWMNVMTSPDPIVISRAGKRLYGVECTAGGEFDRRDSKNTLPYRFTGLLASCRQVYCETIDILYQKNTFHFRDAYAFNLLPRVVVPAKLSSITSLTISINVCEYDSTEAYWQDLNIWVWAGDVLEKMTGLQRLHASFSESLTCTNMRYGSDHLPPLLDVEGIPDFVVTLYDDPHYTEEEWRNSLYCDVPFRLVLRPRPGSDGL; from the exons ATGGAGAGGCACACGCAGGGCTTCCCGGGGGGCATAGCTGGCATAGTATTGTGTGGCTGCTACTGTATTTTTGCCAGCCCCTGGTTGGCCGGCAAGGCGCTGATACGCGATATACGGTGGAATCGCAAGAATAAGCGTCGACAGAAGGTCTGGGATGGCTACAAAGAGGAGAGAAATCCGCCAGCGTCCGTTTGGTCTGATCGACGCCCCCTGACGCCTTCGCTGCCGGCGGGAGAGGAAACACCGCGAGCCCGCACGATTCAGGCGCagccgcagtcgcagtctAGTCTGCTTAGATTCCCCGCTGAGATCCGTGAGATGGTCTGGATGAATGTTATGACCTCGCCTGATCCCATCGTGATCTCGAGGGCTGGCAAGCGGTTATATGGCGTTGAATGTACAGCAGGGGGCGAGTTCGACCGTAGAGACTCGAAGAATACCCTACCATATCGGTTTACGGGATTGCTGGCTAGTTGTCGACAAGT ATATTGCGAAACAATCGACATTCTGTATCAAAAGAATACATTCCATTTCCGCGATGCTTACGCCTTCAACCTTCTCCCCCGAGTGGTCGTCCCAGCTAAGCTATCCTCAATTACATCCTTGACCATCTCTATCAATGTCTGTGAATACGACAGCACCGAGGCCTATTGGCAGGACCTCAACATTTGGGTGTGGGCAGGCGACGTCTTAGAGAAAATGACGGGACTCCAGCGACTTCATGCTTCATTTTCAGAAAGCCTGACTTGTACCAATATGCGTTATGGGTCGGATCATTTGCCACCGCTGCTGGATGTCGAGGGCATACCGGACTTTGTGGTCACACTCTATGATGACCCGCATTACACAGAGGAGGAGTGGCGTAATTCCTTATATTGTGATGTGCCATTTCGACTGGTATTACGGCCGCGTCCTGGAAGTGATGGACTGTAG
- a CDS encoding uncharacterized protein (CAZy:GH43;~COG:S;~EggNog:ENOG410PTV4;~InterPro:IPR023296;~SECRETED:SignalP(1-18)) codes for MHLSIVLSLCAFVGQVVAGSGSTETNGQSHNVSFVNKHNYYFDVDGHVVNSVNGKVDWIDEQYFWIVNASLSYSSKDLVNWYRNPTELFNISEPVNAKACSGIFGSCDRPKVIYNEKTSKYVLMAFAAPGSEPGIPVFTSDYLTHGYTFQGHLIQKTWWYGQGVEDLSLAVIDGEGYVIYTTWDMISAIVTDGSLGSIWPAFSQTVVIEKLTDDFLNSTGESSIVIQQGGDFPVTTNSSNLVDGQVESPDLFRRGDWWYMVGSGTCSFCNGTTTVAYRSKSWKGPWTFQFVDSDLTCGGQGMGVMTVPRANNDEAEFLYQADRPSIAPLGLGYTGGAIGHGFWKLNFNPDGSISKIDCSPDAQTTVQAPISSKDIPTTGLATTATDGSGNNKDYWAESNYPSTWFYQTWTSSKSGNLSSVGINLGAISPNQPLAVFVFRYPHDADFTAPFFKWETLGWAPVTADNVTVSLDVVKVSVGASVKKGDRLGFALTVGYPMKKAPSLPRSSPTASVWGYLMTDQVEDGHILYVLNKSHVSFQEGYESPVRVLEERELKWYARVD; via the exons ATGCACCTATCCATTGTACTATCCTTATGTGCTTTTGTCGGCCAGGTGGTCGctggcagcggcagcaccgAGACCAATGGCCAAAGCCACAACGTCAGCTTTGTAAATAAACATAATTATTACTTCGACGTTGACGGGCATGTGGTCAATTCGGTCAACGGCAAGGTCGACTGGATTGACGAGCAGTATTTCTGGATTGTTAATGCTTCGC TGAGCTATTCTTCCAAGGATCTGGTGAACTGGTATCGCAATCCTACTGAGT TATTCAATATCTCCGAGCCGGTAAACGCCAAAGCCTGCAGTGGCATCTTTGGGTCCTGCGATCGCCCAAAGGTGATATATAACGAGAAGACAAGCAAATATGTCCTCATGGCTTTTGCTG CCCCCGGCTCTGAGCCCGGTATTCCTGTCTTCACCTCAGACTACCTCACCCACGGGTATACTTTCCAAGGTCATCTCATCCAAAAGACCTGGTGGTACGGACAAGGTGTTGAAGATCTTAGTCTCGCGGTGATTGACGGCGAGGGATACGTTATATACACGACGTGGGACATGATCAGTGCGATTGTCACCGATGGCAGTTTGGGCAGT ATATGGCCGGCGTTCAGCCAGACTGTCGTGATCGAGAAATTGACCGACGATTTCCTCAACAGCACCGGCGAATCTTCAATCGTCATTCAACAGGGAGGTGACTTTCCCGTCACGACGAATTCATCCAACCTGGTTGATGGACAGGTGGAATCGCCGGATTTGTTCAGACGTGGGGATTGGTGGT ATATGGTCGGATCCGGGACTTGCAGCTTTTGCAATGGG ACTACTACTGTTGCGTATCGTTCAAAGAGCTGGAAAGGCCCGTGGACGTTCCAGTTCGTTGATTCCGACTTGACTTGTGGTGGTCAGGGAATGGGTGTCATGACAGTTCCTCGTG CCAACAACGACGAGGCAGAATTCCTCTACCAGGCCGATCGACCCTCCATCGCACCTC TCGGACTTGGATACACCGGCGGCGCCATCGGCCACGGCTTCTGGAagctcaacttcaacccgGACGGCTCTATAAGCAAGATCGACTGTTCCCCAGACGCCCAGACAACAGTGCAAGCCCCCATAAGCAGCAAAGACATCCCAACCACCGGCCTCGCCACAACCGCGACCGACGGCTCCGGCAATAACAAGGACTACTGGGCCGAGTCGAACTACCCCTCAACATGGTTCTACCAGACCTGGACGTCCTCGAAAAGCGGCAACCTATCTTCTGTTGGAATAAATCTCGGCGCGATCTCACCAAACCAGCCTCTGGCCGTGTTTGTATTCCGATACCCGCATGATGCGGACTTTACGGCGCCGTTCTTCAAGTGGGAGACGCTGGGCTGGGCGCCTGTTACAGCGGATAATGTCACTGTATCTCTCGATGTCGTGAAGGTTTCTGTTGGTGCGAGTGTAAAGAAGGGAGATAGACTTGGGTTCGCGCTTACGGTTGGATATCCCATGAAGAAGGCGCCGTCCCTGCCGCGGTCTTCGCCGACTGCGTCGGTCTGGGGGTATTTGATGACGGATCAGGTTGAGGATGGCCATATTCTGTATGTGCTTAATAAGAGCCATGTGTCGTTTCAGGAAGGGTATGAGTCTCCTGTTAGGGTGTTGGAGGAGCGGGAGTTGAAGTGGTATGCGAGGGTTGATTAG
- a CDS encoding uncharacterized protein (COG:G;~EggNog:ENOG410PVSV;~InterPro:IPR036237), which translates to MPQDAGLAPRGLPPDEHLNFYRGQLRLARVLRPTVITAQSGSDYWTLEEAVYFYRMSLQIDKEEGFQGKVGHETHRKRGLFNPRIASLVLKHVPELKVTVDVSHWVVVCERLLNQEEDQNSLGILIAHVHHIHARIGTTQASQCPEPLNTAFAAEREFFEGFWIDIVKAKQREDPRCRITWVPEYGPFPYHPIGSVQTHGEVADSEGMRLEALFNSVASL; encoded by the exons ATGCCACAGGATGCAGGGCTAGCTCCCCGCGGTCTACCCCCGGACGAGCATCTTAATTTCTATCGCGGACAACTGCGTCTTGCGAGGGTACTCAGGCCGACGGTTATTACTGCGCAGTCTGGATC TGACTACTGGACCTTGGAAGAGGCAGTATATTTCTACCGAATGAGTCTCCAGATCGATAAAGAGGAGGGTTTCCAAGGGAAGGTTGGGCATGAAACGCACCGCAAGCGAGGATTGTTTAACCCCCGTATTGCAAGTCTCGTACTAAAGCATGTACCAGA GCTGAAGGTAACGGTGGATGTTTCCCACTGGGTGGTGGTTTGCGAGAGACTGCTGAACCAAGAGGAAGATCAGAATAGTCTGGGGATACTGATCGCCCAT GTTCACCATATCCACGCGCGTATTGGGACGACACAGGCTTCGCAGTGTCCAGAACCGCTCAACACGGCTTTTGCCGCGGAGCGGGAGTTTTTTGAGGGCTTCTGGATAGATATTGTCAAGGCAAAACAGAGGGAGGATCCGAGGTGTAGAATAACATGGGTTCCAGAATACGG ACCATTTCCCTATCATCCGATAGGATCAGTCCAGACGCATGGGGAAGTTGCAGATAGTGAAGGGATGAGGTTGGAGGCGCTGTTTAATAGTGTTGCCTCGCTATAG
- a CDS encoding uncharacterized protein (COG:S;~EggNog:ENOG410PYWN;~SECRETED:SignalP(1-17)) produces MKFQPATVLTLLLPALAIPAPAPEPEPENPIPIPELTDSKSEAQDIRPAALGLEKRATVSCKIVNTDSASVNCRYKPSLTSSVIARLPKGSTHSFYCYKKGDCYNSNCTWDQMFYKEQICYVNGYYTDSKCSANVLGLC; encoded by the exons ATGAAGTTCCAACCCGCGACAGTCCtaaccctcctcctccccgccctAGCCattccagcgccagccccTGAACCTGAGCCCGAGAACCCTATACCTATCCCAGAACTCACCGACAGCAAAAGTGAAGCCCAAGACATCCGCCCAGCAGCTCTAGGCCTCGAGAAACGCGCCACCGTCAGCTGCAAGATCGTCAACACCGATTCGGCCTCTGTGAACTGTCGCTATAAGCCCAGTCTGACTTCCTCGGTTATCGCCCGTTTACCGAAAGGCTCGACGCACTCCTTCTATTGCTATAAGAAGGGCGACTGCTATAATAGTAACTG TACCTGGGATCAGATGTTTTACAAAGAGCAAATCTGCTATGTCAATGGTTATTACACCGATAGCAAATGCTCTGCTA ACGTCCTGGGACTTTGCTAG
- a CDS encoding uncharacterized protein (COG:S;~EggNog:ENOG410PVYA;~SECRETED:SignalP(1-18)): MIAPFWASIALLVPAVLTESTSTTSTAAATPSCTSSLITRLCSYPEPGPEFAVASESRSSCWAYCEAHSPCDFVIFSAGNPTTGTGTCWLYPGESFDKSQGTSDCANPSLYVYSKPECAGGSPTTTSGACAATETPSAIASVCGYPTPPGDCFDGCTASLGASDCLSQCARADSCSYVVFNPRNPSGSPYASGTCWMYPSGTFKDGSASECTGDPEQFVYNNSCPKPSSSSSSSASSSSLSSSTTDGSSRTGVVADAAVSTPTGENSASGLSLPGMDIFAIGVAVFIWRAI, encoded by the coding sequence ATGATCGCTCCCTTCTGGGCGTCTATCGCCCTGTTGGTTCCAGCAGTCCTGACTGAATCCACGTCTACCACATCCACTGCTGCGGCGACACCAAGCTGCACTTCTTCCCTCATCACCCGTCTATGCAGCTACCCCGAACCCGGTCCCGAATTCGCCGTCGCCAGCGAGAGCAGATCGTCCTGCTGGGCGTACTGCGAAGCCCATTCTCCCTGCGACTTTGTCATCTTCAGTGCAGGCAACCCCACCACAGGCACCGGCACATGCTGGCTATACCCCGGCGAATCCTTCGACAAGAGCCAAGGCACTTCAGACTGCGCAAACCCCAGCCTCTATGTCTACAGCAAGCCCGAGTGTGCAGGCGGAAGCCCAACAACCACTTCTGGCGCCTGCGCCGCCACTGAGACCCCCTCTGCGATTGCCTCCGTCTGCGGGTATCCGACGCCCCCTGGGGACTGCTTCGACGGCTGCACGGCCAGCTTAGGTGCATCAGACTGCTTGAGTCAATGTGCACGAGCTGATTCGTGTAGCTATGTCGTCTTTAACCCACGCAATCCGAGCGGCTCGCCTTATGCTTCGGGGACTTGCTGGATGTATCCAAGCGGGACGTTTAAGGATGGCTCTGCGTCCGAGTGTACTGGCGATCCAGAGCAGTTTGTTTATAACAACTCGTGTCCGAAgccgtcttcatcttcatcttcgtcagcgtcgtcgtcctccctTTCATCGTCTACGACGGACGGCTCCAGTAGAACTGGGGTTGTGGCTGATGCTGCGGTGTCAACTCCTACTGGCGAGAATTCTGCGTCTGGACTGTCGCTTCCTGGCATGGATATATTTGCCATCGGTGTGGCTGTATTTATATGGCGGGCTATTTAA